In Candidatus Eremiobacteraceae bacterium, the genomic stretch TCCCGATCAACGTAGCGGGTCAAAGCGATGATCTCGGCACGACCGGCAGGCCGTCACCCGATGAGATCGGCTGGTGCCTTGCTGGCTCGAAAGGCGCGGGCGCGATCGGCCAGACGTTCTTCGACTGGCGCGGCACGGGTGACGACGGGTGGTCGGCGATCGCGGACTTCGCGTGGTGACGTCGCATGGCGAAGGCTAAGAGCGGTAGGGCCGGACCGGCGAAGGCCAAACGAGGACCGATCGATCTCGCGACGGCGGTCCGCGAGTCGCGCGCAGCGAGCATCAATCGATCTGCGAAGCCGGACGTGCTCGCAAGCCTCGGCATGGCGATCGCGTACGTGCGAGTCCCGACGAAGATCGGCGACGCGTTCGTCGCGTACGGTCGCGACGGAGTCGACGCGGTGCGGCTCGTCGAAAGCGATGCGGAGTTCGTCAAATGGCACGCGAAGCGATTCAAGACGGCGCCGATCCGCGATCCGAAGCCGCCCGCAGACGTCGTCGACAAGCTGAAGCGCGGACTCGCCGGCGACAAGAGCGCGCGCGTCGCCATCGACTTGGGCAGCCTCACCGATTTCCAACGACTCGTACTGGATAAGACGCGCGAAATCG encodes the following:
- a CDS encoding methylated-DNA--[protein]-cysteine S-methyltransferase, translated to MAKAKSGRAGPAKAKRGPIDLATAVRESRAASINRSAKPDVLASLGMAIAYVRVPTKIGDAFVAYGRDGVDAVRLVESDAEFVKWHAKRFKTAPIRDPKPPADVVDKLKRGLAGDKSARVAIDLGSLTDFQRLVLDKTREIARGEVRTYAWLATEVKRPRSALAVRTTLANNPVPLLVPCHRVVAGDDAIGEYVFGLSVKKKLLALEGIKID